From Bacteroidales bacterium, a single genomic window includes:
- a CDS encoding V-type ATP synthase subunit K, whose amino-acid sequence MTLALILTYVGLALMIGLAGIGSAYGVTMGGNAAIGALKKNDEAFGNFMLLSALPGTQGLYGFAGFFVINNSGVISPDMTILQGAAIFGAGVALGLVALFSAIRQGSICANGIAAIGSGYDVFGKTMILAVFPELYAIVA is encoded by the coding sequence ATGACATTAGCTCTAATTTTAACCTACGTCGGGTTGGCACTGATGATCGGCCTTGCAGGTATCGGCAGTGCTTACGGAGTAACCATGGGGGGAAATGCCGCCATTGGTGCACTCAAAAAAAATGATGAAGCATTTGGTAACTTCATGCTTTTAAGTGCTTTGCCCGGAACCCAGGGACTTTATGGTTTTGCAGGATTCTTTGTGATCAACAATTCAGGGGTCATTTCTCCCGACATGACCATCCTCCAGGGGGCTGCCATTTTCGGCGCCGGGGTTGCACTCGGGCTGGTAGCGCTCTTTTCGGCCATCAGGCAGGGTAGTATCTGCGCCAATGGTATCGCAGCCATCGGTTCGGGTTACGACGTGTTCGGAAAAACCATGATCCTCGCTGTATTTCCTGAGTTGTATGCAATCGTTGCCTT
- a CDS encoding V-type ATP synthase subunit D, whose translation MAIKFHYNKTSLQLLNKQLKVRVNALPTLKNKEAALRTEVKKAKDEAARLDKVLDEKIRANDNTLRLWNEFNPDLVTIKDVKLSVKKIAGVKTPILEEIEFDIKEFSLFKNPTWYPEGIKVIRELAHIALERDVYDRKTQLLDFARKKTTQKVNLYEKVQIPGYEEAILKIKRFMEDEENLSKSAQKIVKSRMEQKESEAA comes from the coding sequence ATGGCAATAAAATTTCATTACAACAAGACCTCACTTCAACTGCTAAACAAGCAGCTTAAGGTTCGTGTGAATGCCCTTCCAACATTGAAAAACAAGGAAGCTGCGCTGCGCACCGAGGTGAAAAAAGCCAAAGATGAAGCTGCACGTCTCGATAAGGTGTTGGATGAAAAGATCAGGGCAAACGACAATACGCTCAGGCTGTGGAATGAATTCAATCCCGACCTGGTTACGATCAAAGATGTGAAACTCTCGGTGAAAAAGATCGCCGGGGTAAAGACGCCCATTCTCGAAGAAATCGAATTTGATATCAAGGAGTTCAGCCTGTTTAAAAATCCAACCTGGTACCCCGAAGGGATTAAAGTCATAAGGGAACTGGCTCATATTGCCCTTGAACGGGATGTGTATGATCGTAAAACCCAACTGCTCGATTTTGCCAGGAAAAAGACTACACAGAAAGTAAATCTTTACGAAAAGGTACAAATTCCGGGATACGAGGAAGCCATCCTAAAAATCAAGCGCTTCATGGAAGACGAGGAAAACCTCTCCAAATCGGCGCAGAAGATTGTGAAAAGTCGTATGGAACAAAAAGAAAGCGAGGCTGCCTGA
- a CDS encoding ATPase yields MKKYALLIHHTDYHQFLVDLQDLGVVDVVDKGIEPDEATAAEILRLQQFDKTIKFLKTKEAEAQDTTTDKSADEILDTILQVQSEYESLKQKMATLDKSYRALHPWGNFSVEDLKKLADNGFHIRFYEVTERKFQTAWEQEFNLEVISRSEGQVYFIIVQREGEHIEIDADEVKAPERPASEVAQEKNQLVSRMEEINLFIHGNARAFIPVLQTARDLRENKISFSRVVRNTGKEAADRLMIIEGWVPQSNIEKVNAFLGEKEVFYITADPDKTDKVPIMLKNSNFSKLFEPIGKLYSLPNYKELDLTPFFAPFFMLFFGFCLGDTGYGLLFLIGATLFKKKVSTDMRPVLTLLQWLGGATVIFGAISGTFFGMNLIEMIDDGKLTWLRSMRAYMLDSEKMFYFALVLGAIQIVYGMFIKAANLIKQNGIAYALTTIGWIIMILGLVAIFALKNEDNAGLMNILMYAVFAVSGVLILFFNNPGKNVFINFGGGIWEVYSIATGVLGDLLSYIRLFALGVSSGILGYVFNDLAFQMSGSTPVVSQLIFIIILLIGHGLNIFMATLGAFVHPMRLTFVEFYKNAGFAGGGKAYSPFSRK; encoded by the coding sequence ATGAAAAAATATGCCCTCCTGATCCACCACACGGATTACCACCAGTTTCTTGTCGATTTGCAGGACCTTGGCGTAGTGGATGTTGTGGACAAAGGCATAGAACCCGACGAAGCTACTGCCGCAGAAATTCTTCGCCTTCAGCAATTTGACAAAACCATCAAATTCCTCAAAACTAAGGAAGCCGAGGCACAGGACACGACTACCGACAAATCAGCCGATGAAATTCTCGACACCATTTTGCAGGTTCAAAGCGAATATGAATCGCTGAAACAAAAGATGGCCACACTCGACAAATCCTATCGGGCTTTGCATCCCTGGGGAAATTTCTCTGTGGAAGATCTGAAAAAGCTTGCTGACAATGGTTTTCATATCCGTTTTTATGAAGTTACGGAACGGAAATTTCAAACTGCTTGGGAGCAGGAATTTAATCTTGAAGTGATCAGCCGAAGCGAAGGTCAGGTCTATTTTATTATTGTTCAGCGCGAAGGCGAACACATCGAAATTGATGCCGATGAGGTGAAAGCCCCTGAGCGTCCTGCATCTGAGGTAGCTCAAGAGAAAAACCAGTTGGTTTCCAGGATGGAAGAGATCAATCTTTTCATTCATGGTAATGCCAGAGCGTTTATTCCTGTGCTACAAACTGCGCGTGATCTCAGGGAAAATAAAATTTCATTCAGCCGGGTAGTCCGGAATACCGGAAAAGAAGCTGCCGACCGACTGATGATCATCGAAGGATGGGTGCCGCAATCCAACATTGAAAAGGTGAATGCTTTCCTTGGTGAAAAGGAAGTCTTTTACATTACAGCCGATCCGGATAAAACTGACAAGGTACCGATCATGCTCAAAAACAGCAACTTCAGCAAGCTTTTCGAGCCCATCGGCAAACTCTACTCCCTGCCAAATTACAAAGAACTTGACCTGACCCCGTTTTTTGCACCTTTTTTCATGCTCTTCTTCGGCTTTTGCCTGGGAGATACCGGTTACGGACTGCTCTTCCTGATCGGCGCCACGCTGTTCAAGAAAAAAGTCAGCACCGACATGCGACCGGTATTAACCCTGCTGCAATGGCTCGGTGGTGCAACCGTCATTTTCGGCGCCATCTCAGGAACTTTCTTTGGGATGAACCTCATCGAAATGATTGATGATGGAAAACTCACCTGGCTGCGCTCGATGAGAGCCTACATGCTCGACTCAGAGAAAATGTTCTACTTTGCACTGGTACTCGGCGCCATCCAGATCGTTTACGGAATGTTTATCAAAGCGGCCAATCTCATCAAACAAAATGGCATTGCCTACGCATTGACCACGATCGGCTGGATCATCATGATTCTTGGACTTGTCGCCATTTTTGCTTTAAAAAACGAAGACAATGCAGGGCTGATGAATATCCTGATGTATGCTGTCTTTGCAGTTTCAGGCGTATTGATCCTCTTTTTCAACAATCCGGGTAAAAACGTATTTATCAATTTTGGCGGCGGTATCTGGGAGGTTTATTCCATTGCCACTGGTGTTTTAGGCGACTTGCTTTCATACATCAGGTTGTTTGCTTTGGGTGTTTCCAGCGGAATTTTGGGATATGTATTTAATGACCTGGCTTTTCAAATGAGTGGAAGCACTCCGGTGGTCAGTCAGTTGATATTTATCATCATCCTGCTGATCGGTCACGGGTTGAATATCTTTATGGCCACGCTCGGCGCCTTTGTCCATCCGATGCGTCTAACTTTTGTGGAGTTTTATAAAAATGCCGGATTTGCCGGAGGTGGCAAGGCTTACAGTCCATTTTCAAGAAAATAA